In Ruminococcaceae bacterium R-25, one genomic interval encodes:
- a CDS encoding glycosyl transferase family 2 (manually curated) → MNYSVLMTVYKKDSPEYFIQSVSSMLKQTVKTNDFVLICDGPITEELDRAIVTAFRGNEEILNLVRLPQNVGLGQALHDGLPLCKNNWVARMDDDDISHPDRCEVELKYIEEHQGLSIVGSYVNEFEDKPEKPIRVKEVPVLESDILRFSKRRNPFNHSTLMINRDDIIAAGNYSTMRTNQDVDTWVRVLNKGYKGVNIAQPLVDFRFDKSTYKRRKEWKNIKLMIDVWRNFWKQHYCSFGDYAYVVFMQLAVFFMPGKLLQWAYDHLR, encoded by the coding sequence TTGAACTATAGTGTTTTAATGACAGTTTATAAAAAAGACTCACCAGAATATTTTATTCAAAGTGTGTCTAGCATGTTAAAACAAACAGTGAAAACTAATGATTTTGTTTTAATTTGTGATGGTCCAATAACCGAAGAATTAGATCGAGCAATTGTGACAGCTTTCCGAGGAAATGAAGAAATATTGAATCTTGTTAGATTGCCTCAAAATGTTGGACTTGGTCAGGCCCTTCACGATGGTTTGCCTCTTTGTAAGAATAATTGGGTGGCTCGCATGGATGATGATGACATTTCACATCCTGATCGTTGTGAGGTTGAACTTAAATATATTGAGGAACATCAAGGATTATCTATAGTCGGTTCATATGTTAATGAGTTTGAAGATAAACCTGAAAAACCGATTAGAGTAAAGGAAGTACCAGTATTAGAATCTGACATACTGAGGTTTTCAAAACGTAGAAATCCTTTTAATCATTCTACGTTAATGATAAATAGGGATGATATTATTGCCGCAGGAAACTATAGTACCATGCGTACAAATCAGGATGTTGATACTTGGGTAAGAGTTTTAAATAAAGGTTATAAAGGCGTAAATATTGCACAACCACTTGTCGACTTTCGTTTTGACAAAAGCACATATAAGCGTCGTAAAGAGTGGAAAAACATAAAGCTGATGATTGATGTTTGGAGAAATTTCTGGAAGCAGCACTATTGCTCCTTTGGTGATTATGCTTACGTTGTTTTTATGCAGTTAGCGGTATTTTTTATGCCCGGAAAGTTACTTCAATGGGCGTATGATCATTTGAGGTAA
- a CDS encoding FlaA1/EpsC-like NDP-sugar epimerase yields the protein MDNDSKPTEESKKEKRYHLTFKAWISRAMVILFADVLSTFFAFFAALYIRYDLHFKDISPMYLEWMCYLVPLWALFTVVVFYGMRLYHSIWTYFSLEEAIRVIQSYLFLTPMFVFSSWILHMRMPVTFYILGTLMAMALHGFIRFAYRILRRIANRHEASSKKVDSSNIQNIMIIGGGNTGSVLIKELQNYASANQKPVCIIDDNPAKIGRSLYGVPIVGGKDDIIQMAAEYDVDTIIYAIPSASGTTRKEYLDIAKETGCKLRTIPGIDQLANGEVSISQVKEVDLVDLLGRDPIKVDNEEVFNMISGETILVTGGGGSIGSELCRQIASHNPKQLIIFDIYENNAYDIQQELKRKYKDELDLVTLIGSVRNTHRIETVMQHYKPDIVFHAAAHKHVPLMEDSPNEAIKNNVMGTYKTAKAAADAGVKKFVLISTDKAVNPTNIMGATKRICEMVIQMMERQHPDTTFVAVRFGNVLGSNGSVIPLFKKQIAEGGPVTVTDKNITRFFMTIPEAVSLVLQASYYAWGGEIFVLDMGDPVKIDDMARNLIKLSGLRPDVDIKIEYTGLRPGEKLYEEKLMAEEGMKTTKNKLIFIGKPIEMDDEEFKKKLAKLDDDSQEDDENIREYVMDIVPTYKPASY from the coding sequence ATGGACAACGACTCTAAACCGACCGAAGAATCCAAAAAAGAAAAAAGATACCACTTAACCTTTAAGGCTTGGATTAGCAGGGCTATGGTTATTCTGTTTGCAGATGTTCTTTCAACATTCTTTGCATTCTTTGCTGCTCTTTATATAAGATACGATCTGCATTTCAAAGATATCAGTCCAATGTATCTTGAATGGATGTGTTATCTTGTGCCTTTGTGGGCTTTGTTCACAGTTGTTGTCTTCTATGGAATGAGACTCTACCACAGTATCTGGACGTATTTCTCCTTGGAAGAAGCTATAAGAGTCATACAGTCTTATCTGTTCCTGACGCCTATGTTTGTTTTCTCATCCTGGATTCTTCATATGAGAATGCCGGTTACGTTCTATATTCTTGGTACGCTAATGGCTATGGCTTTACACGGCTTCATCAGATTTGCTTATAGGATCCTTAGAAGAATTGCAAACAGACATGAAGCAAGCAGCAAGAAGGTTGATAGCAGCAATATTCAGAACATAATGATAATCGGCGGCGGTAATACAGGCAGCGTACTTATAAAGGAACTCCAGAATTATGCCAGTGCCAATCAGAAACCTGTATGTATAATCGACGATAACCCTGCAAAGATCGGAAGATCTTTGTATGGCGTTCCGATCGTAGGTGGTAAGGATGACATAATCCAAATGGCCGCTGAATATGATGTTGATACAATCATCTATGCTATTCCTTCAGCTTCAGGTACAACAAGAAAAGAATATCTTGATATAGCTAAAGAAACAGGATGTAAGCTCAGAACGATCCCTGGTATTGATCAGTTAGCAAATGGTGAAGTCTCAATATCTCAGGTAAAGGAAGTTGATCTTGTTGATCTCCTCGGAAGAGATCCCATAAAGGTTGATAACGAAGAAGTGTTTAACATGATCTCCGGCGAGACAATTCTTGTTACAGGTGGAGGCGGTTCTATCGGTTCAGAACTTTGCCGTCAGATAGCATCACATAATCCTAAGCAACTCATTATCTTCGATATCTATGAGAATAACGCATATGATATCCAGCAGGAATTAAAGCGTAAGTACAAGGATGAACTTGATCTCGTAACTCTTATCGGTTCAGTAAGAAATACTCACAGGATCGAAACGGTAATGCAGCACTATAAGCCTGATATTGTATTCCATGCTGCTGCACATAAGCATGTGCCGTTGATGGAAGACAGCCCGAACGAAGCTATCAAGAACAATGTTATGGGTACATATAAGACAGCTAAGGCTGCTGCAGATGCCGGCGTTAAGAAATTTGTCTTAATCTCAACGGATAAAGCTGTTAACCCTACAAATATCATGGGAGCTACAAAGCGTATCTGTGAGATGGTTATCCAGATGATGGAAAGACAACATCCTGATACAACTTTTGTAGCCGTAAGATTCGGTAATGTATTAGGTTCAAACGGTTCCGTAATCCCCTTGTTCAAGAAGCAGATTGCTGAAGGTGGTCCTGTTACTGTTACTGATAAGAACATTACAAGATTCTTTATGACCATCCCTGAAGCTGTATCTCTTGTCCTTCAGGCTTCTTACTATGCATGGGGCGGCGAGATATTCGTTCTTGATATGGGTGATCCTGTTAAGATCGATGACATGGCCAGAAACCTCATTAAGCTTTCCGGATTAAGACCTGATGTAGATATCAAGATCGAATACACAGGCTTAAGACCAGGTGAGAAGCTCTATGAAGAAAAGCTTATGGCTGAAGAAGGTATGAAGACAACAAAGAACAAGTTGATCTTCATTGGCAAGCCTATTGAGATGGACGACGAAGAGTTCAAGAAGAAACTGGCTAAACTCGATGATGACAGCCAGGAAGACGATGAGAATATCAGGGAATACGTTATGGATATCGTTCCGACGTATAAACCTGCTTCGTATTGA
- a CDS encoding HpcH/HpaI aldolase/citrate lyase family protein, which yields MTENHLKLFYITNKPEVALIAEKHGVDRIWVDLEVLGKELRQKNLDTVKSKHSISDISKIKPLLTKAEMLVRINSWYEGSIKEIDDVVNAGADIIMLPFWKSPDEVNEFVKAVNGRCRTTLLLETKEAVNCIDLVLDNGGFDEIHIGLNDLHLSYGMTFMFELLANGTVDKLCNKFHAVGIPYGFGGIAKLGEGLLPAEKVIMEHYRIGSTRAILSRSFCDAEKVNALDEIDRIFEVNMKTLRVFESSLSNVSVENFNKNRIEVIKDVETIVERIKNKT from the coding sequence ATGACTGAAAATCACCTTAAGCTGTTTTACATTACAAACAAACCCGAAGTTGCTCTTATTGCTGAAAAGCATGGTGTTGATCGAATTTGGGTAGATCTTGAAGTTCTTGGCAAAGAATTAAGACAGAAGAATTTAGATACAGTTAAATCGAAGCATTCAATTTCAGATATATCTAAAATTAAACCGTTGCTTACCAAGGCAGAAATGTTGGTAAGAATAAATTCTTGGTATGAAGGTTCAATTAAAGAAATTGACGATGTAGTAAATGCTGGTGCTGATATAATAATGCTTCCTTTTTGGAAATCTCCAGATGAAGTTAATGAGTTTGTTAAGGCCGTTAATGGAAGATGTAGAACGACTTTGCTTTTAGAAACCAAAGAAGCTGTTAACTGCATTGATCTAGTATTAGATAATGGTGGTTTTGATGAGATTCACATTGGCTTAAATGATCTTCATCTTTCATACGGGATGACTTTTATGTTTGAGTTACTGGCTAACGGTACTGTTGATAAATTATGCAATAAATTTCATGCCGTTGGCATTCCTTATGGTTTTGGCGGAATAGCTAAACTTGGCGAAGGTCTTCTTCCAGCCGAAAAGGTAATTATGGAGCATTATAGAATAGGTTCCACTCGAGCAATTTTATCCCGATCATTTTGCGATGCTGAAAAAGTAAATGCTTTAGATGAAATCGATAGAATATTTGAAGTTAATATGAAAACATTAAGAGTTTTTGAAAGCTCCTTAAGCAATGTTTCAGTTGAGAATTTCAATAAGAATCGTATCGAAGTGATTAAAGACGTTGAAACTATAGTTGAGCGAATAAAGAATAAAACTTAA
- a CDS encoding lipopolysaccharide/colanic/teichoic acid biosynthesis glycosyltransferase produces MYTFNLFFKRLFDIVSAGLLALILLPLWIIVAIAIKIDSKGPVFFKQGRRTINGKVFNMLKFRSMVVNAEQMGAGLFNYENDPRVTKVGRFLRNSSIDELPQLFNIVKGDMSVVGPRPCVTYELGDFDTLNKRYKKRFQVKAGLTGLAQVKGRNDISWDDKVGFDNQYVDDFKKYGVLEDIKILWLSVIKVFKKDDIYENKADDSMSDAEAAKCEEDEIIRIAHIPDID; encoded by the coding sequence ATGTATACATTTAATCTGTTTTTTAAAAGATTGTTTGATATTGTTTCAGCCGGATTACTTGCATTAATACTTCTACCACTTTGGATAATAGTTGCAATAGCAATTAAGATTGATTCGAAAGGACCAGTTTTCTTTAAGCAAGGCAGACGTACTATTAATGGTAAAGTCTTTAATATGCTTAAGTTTCGTTCAATGGTTGTAAACGCGGAACAAATGGGTGCAGGCCTATTTAATTATGAAAACGATCCTAGAGTAACAAAAGTTGGTAGGTTTCTTCGTAATAGCAGTATTGATGAATTGCCGCAATTGTTTAATATCGTAAAAGGTGATATGAGTGTTGTGGGTCCTAGACCATGCGTTACTTATGAATTAGGTGACTTTGATACACTTAATAAGCGATATAAGAAACGTTTTCAAGTTAAAGCTGGTCTTACCGGTCTTGCTCAAGTTAAGGGACGAAATGATATAAGTTGGGATGATAAAGTCGGATTTGATAATCAGTATGTTGATGACTTCAAAAAATATGGGGTGCTTGAAGATATTAAGATACTTTGGTTATCTGTAATTAAGGTGTTTAAGAAAGACGATATTTATGAGAATAAGGCAGATGATTCAATGTCAGATGCTGAAGCAGCTAAGTGTGAAGAAGATGAGATTATTAGAATTGCTCATATTCCAGATATAGATTAA
- a CDS encoding branched-chain amino acid aminotransferase has protein sequence MKYDVSERIIWFKGELVHVNDAKINVLAPSSQFGLNVFEGIPCYWNDDEKQLYAFRLDDHYDRLLRSARLIQIDCPYSKDELKKAFIDVIKSNEYDENLSVRQTLFVDGFGSWGSDGPTEMFIAPIPRGRTSAEYNKKGLKVCVTSWRRISENALSPRIKCGANYINSRYGQREALRNGYDTCLFLNEYGKVSEGPGSCFFMIRDNKVITPAFTDAVLESITRDTVIKIAKSLGYEVIERTIDRTELYTADEAFLCGSAMELTPVLSIDKYEIGEGSITKILHKTYVDIASGVNEKFKNWVTPIY, from the coding sequence ATGAAATACGATGTGTCAGAAAGAATTATTTGGTTTAAAGGTGAATTGGTACATGTAAATGACGCAAAAATTAATGTGCTTGCTCCATCTTCACAGTTTGGTTTAAATGTTTTTGAAGGTATTCCTTGTTATTGGAATGATGACGAAAAGCAGCTTTATGCTTTTCGTTTAGATGACCATTATGATCGACTTCTTAGGTCAGCTAGATTAATACAAATTGATTGTCCTTATAGCAAAGATGAATTGAAAAAAGCCTTTATAGATGTAATCAAATCAAACGAATATGATGAAAATCTTTCTGTGCGTCAAACACTTTTTGTGGATGGTTTTGGTTCTTGGGGATCCGACGGTCCTACTGAGATGTTTATTGCTCCTATTCCAAGAGGACGAACAAGTGCGGAATATAATAAAAAAGGATTAAAGGTTTGTGTTACTTCTTGGAGAAGAATAAGTGAGAATGCTCTTTCACCCAGAATAAAATGTGGTGCTAATTATATTAACAGCCGATATGGTCAGAGAGAAGCGCTTAGGAACGGATATGATACTTGCTTGTTTTTGAACGAGTATGGCAAGGTATCTGAAGGTCCTGGAAGTTGCTTCTTTATGATTAGAGATAATAAAGTAATTACGCCAGCATTTACTGATGCAGTCCTTGAGTCAATTACTCGTGATACAGTTATCAAAATTGCTAAAAGTTTAGGCTATGAAGTAATCGAGCGAACAATTGACAGAACCGAGTTATATACTGCTGATGAAGCATTCTTATGTGGAAGTGCAATGGAGTTGACTCCAGTTTTGAGCATAGATAAATATGAAATAGGAGAAGGATCAATAACTAAGATTCTTCATAAGACTTATGTTGATATCGCTAGCGGTGTGAACGAGAAGTTTAAAAATTGGGTAACTCCTATATATTAA
- a CDS encoding diaminopimelate decarboxylase: protein MKKQLTTEILNNLSERYGNAFYLLESDSFKNNYKELSQAFKKYYSKFNIAYSYKTNYTPKLVQIVDQLDGYAEVVSEMEMEIALKAGVNPSHIIWNGPVKNDDKVKDLLLAGGTVNIDSVYEIDNIRAIAESNPNTILTVGVRCNYDVGDGVVSRFGFDVNSDDFDTVLTFIKESPNIRLVNLQAHFAKRSPEFWTKRAEGMIKIYDSVVEKYGLKPERLDIGGGIYGKMPDSLRNQLGIVQISYDDYATRAAKVFAEHFKDASDAPYLFIEPGSALAGDCMRFVGRIETIKEVRGKTIATVYGSQKNISMSGINPPMDIIAGGEIQKDYKDLDIVGYTCIEGDVLQKNFCGKLAVGDFIVIENCGSYSLVMKPPFILPNFPVLDICGDSVEMIKRAETFEDLFRTFSFNKWCNS from the coding sequence ATGAAAAAACAATTAACTACTGAAATATTGAATAATCTATCAGAGCGTTATGGTAATGCTTTTTATCTTTTAGAATCAGATAGTTTTAAAAACAATTATAAAGAATTATCCCAAGCTTTCAAAAAATACTATTCCAAATTCAATATTGCTTATTCATATAAGACTAATTACACTCCCAAGTTAGTTCAAATTGTTGATCAACTAGATGGTTATGCAGAAGTTGTTTCCGAAATGGAGATGGAGATTGCACTTAAAGCTGGAGTAAACCCTTCTCATATTATATGGAATGGACCAGTTAAAAATGACGATAAGGTTAAAGACTTATTGTTGGCTGGAGGAACAGTAAATATTGATTCTGTATATGAAATTGATAATATTCGTGCCATTGCAGAAAGTAATCCTAATACTATCTTAACTGTTGGAGTTCGTTGTAATTATGATGTTGGCGACGGAGTTGTTTCACGTTTTGGTTTTGATGTTAATTCTGATGATTTTGATACTGTTCTTACTTTTATAAAGGAATCTCCTAATATCAGACTTGTTAATTTGCAGGCTCATTTTGCTAAGCGTTCTCCTGAGTTCTGGACTAAAAGAGCAGAAGGAATGATAAAGATTTATGACAGCGTTGTTGAGAAGTACGGATTAAAACCTGAGCGATTAGATATCGGCGGTGGTATCTATGGCAAGATGCCAGATAGCTTAAGAAATCAATTAGGTATTGTTCAGATATCTTATGATGATTATGCTACTCGTGCAGCGAAAGTATTTGCTGAACATTTTAAAGATGCTAGTGATGCTCCTTACCTGTTTATTGAACCAGGTTCTGCACTTGCTGGTGATTGTATGAGATTTGTTGGAAGAATTGAAACAATTAAAGAAGTTCGGGGAAAAACTATAGCTACTGTATATGGTTCTCAAAAGAATATCAGCATGTCTGGAATTAATCCCCCTATGGATATTATTGCTGGTGGTGAGATTCAGAAAGACTATAAGGACTTGGACATTGTAGGCTATACATGTATTGAAGGTGATGTTCTTCAGAAAAACTTTTGTGGAAAATTAGCCGTAGGAGATTTCATTGTTATTGAAAATTGTGGATCCTATTCGCTAGTTATGAAACCGCCTTTTATACTTCCAAATTTTCCGGTTCTCGATATTTGTGGTGATTCTGTTGAAATGATTAAAAGAGCGGAAACTTTTGAAGACCTTTTCCGTACTTTTAGTTTTAATAAATGGTGTAATAGTTAA
- a CDS encoding O-antigen ligase: MDTFEKQKNAYIKALCFYLFCLPLNALSIGTFGSLLKLIAFVPVVIAYMRFRILRRYRQCVIFQLLFVLFACFSIAWSVNTSLSIDRSISYVLLYLLIFTGTFFEVDSYDIKKIKNGFLWSTRTTAIVMLLFSNFSRGRWFLSSKISEDPNYLCCYLVAGIIILLQRIQKSEKKRISYIELILYLVLVVATGSRGGLLAIATGILAYLFSSKKRLPKELAKIFGAIILIIAAFAIILYFMPESLRERYSLNTIINSQGVGRYAIWEEGIRVFKESSFITKFFGAGTGTVTSIIQIFEYGKMHGYVMHNIFLETLIETGIIGLLIYLFAIGSFIRASYKFQDKFSFAVIISMVTLSFSTSLHTFKPYFNIMLFIILLLYSKPNHVDNDPGIVVP; the protein is encoded by the coding sequence ATGGATACATTTGAGAAACAGAAGAATGCATACATTAAAGCCTTGTGCTTCTATTTGTTTTGTTTGCCGTTAAATGCACTTTCAATTGGAACATTTGGATCTTTATTAAAGCTTATTGCGTTTGTTCCAGTTGTCATAGCGTATATGAGATTTCGGATTCTTAGACGCTATAGACAATGTGTTATTTTTCAGTTGTTGTTCGTGCTTTTTGCATGTTTTTCGATTGCTTGGTCAGTGAATACAAGTTTATCAATTGATCGATCAATTTCTTATGTGCTTCTGTATTTACTAATCTTTACGGGTACTTTTTTTGAAGTTGATAGTTATGACATTAAGAAGATAAAGAATGGTTTTCTATGGTCTACCAGGACTACTGCAATAGTAATGCTGTTATTTTCAAACTTTAGTCGTGGCCGGTGGTTTTTGAGTAGTAAAATCAGTGAAGATCCCAATTATTTGTGTTGTTACTTAGTTGCAGGGATTATTATCCTTCTACAGAGAATTCAGAAATCAGAGAAGAAGAGAATTTCCTATATTGAGTTAATTTTATATCTTGTTCTAGTTGTTGCAACAGGTTCACGAGGAGGATTATTGGCTATTGCAACTGGAATATTAGCGTATTTGTTTTCCAGTAAAAAGCGGTTGCCCAAAGAATTGGCTAAGATTTTTGGTGCTATTATCCTGATTATTGCTGCTTTTGCTATCATATTGTATTTTATGCCCGAATCCTTGCGGGAAAGGTATTCATTAAATACGATTATTAATTCTCAAGGTGTCGGAAGGTACGCAATATGGGAAGAGGGTATTAGAGTATTTAAAGAGTCATCATTTATTACAAAATTCTTTGGTGCAGGCACCGGGACTGTAACTTCCATAATTCAGATTTTTGAGTATGGAAAAATGCATGGATATGTTATGCACAATATTTTCCTAGAAACCTTAATAGAAACAGGAATTATCGGTTTGCTTATATATTTATTTGCTATAGGTTCATTTATTCGTGCTTCTTATAAATTTCAAGACAAATTTTCTTTTGCAGTAATAATATCAATGGTCACTTTATCTTTTTCCACATCGCTACATACTTTTAAGCCATATTTCAACATTATGTTATTTATTATTCTTTTGCTTTATAGCAAACCAAATCATGTTGATAATGATCCTGGAATTGTTGTACCGTAG
- a CDS encoding glycosyltransferase involved in cell wall biosynthesis → MKNVLIMTSGLTHGGVNRSLLNFLEVMSQREYNFEVFSLYTYGPYLKLFKNYNLLTVYDSVWFPKWVKRIVSKDTKCSASVRRITDFVLRVLSHLFHERTAKSIAKSLSKFEADVVISFQEGYTTEIVSFVEANKLIAWVHCDYSRYINGAKKDESNIYERYSNIVCVSEYTASVFRSIVPAVGNRVVAIHNIMDSDGIKALSLDKMKLTYQNNILNLVSVGRLDPVKRFSYIPSIAKKLKDNDVDFKWYIIGDGGAEKDIVVNRIKENSVEDYVVLLGELDNPYPYIRNASALVCLSSSEACPNVINEAKILHTPIVTTDFPSVSEYVSNNDYGFVAAIEDIHSTINNLLSDDSKYRRIKEVCNAFEYDNTSIVSKIVDLIDD, encoded by the coding sequence ATGAAAAATGTGCTTATTATGACATCTGGTTTGACACATGGAGGAGTTAATAGATCTCTTCTTAACTTTTTGGAGGTAATGAGTCAACGAGAATATAATTTTGAGGTTTTTTCTTTATATACTTATGGACCGTATCTCAAATTGTTCAAGAATTATAATTTGCTTACTGTTTATGATTCGGTTTGGTTTCCTAAGTGGGTGAAACGTATAGTTTCCAAGGATACTAAATGCTCAGCATCAGTTAGGAGAATTACTGATTTTGTACTAAGAGTATTGTCACATCTATTTCACGAAAGAACAGCAAAAAGCATTGCCAAATCGTTATCAAAATTCGAAGCCGATGTTGTGATCTCATTTCAAGAGGGTTACACTACAGAAATTGTTAGTTTTGTAGAAGCAAATAAGCTGATTGCATGGGTTCATTGTGATTATTCTCGATATATAAATGGTGCAAAAAAAGATGAAAGCAATATTTATGAACGCTATTCAAATATAGTTTGTGTTTCTGAGTATACTGCTTCGGTTTTTAGAAGTATTGTACCTGCTGTTGGTAACCGAGTAGTAGCAATTCACAATATTATGGATTCTGATGGAATAAAGGCATTGAGTTTGGACAAAATGAAACTGACATACCAAAACAATATTCTAAACCTTGTTTCCGTTGGAAGATTAGATCCTGTTAAACGTTTTTCGTATATTCCAAGTATAGCTAAGAAACTTAAAGACAATGACGTCGACTTCAAATGGTACATCATAGGTGATGGAGGTGCCGAAAAGGATATTGTTGTAAATCGCATTAAGGAGAATTCAGTTGAGGATTATGTTGTTCTATTAGGTGAGCTCGATAATCCATATCCGTATATTCGAAATGCTTCTGCTTTGGTTTGCCTTTCTTCTTCTGAAGCGTGTCCAAACGTTATCAATGAAGCTAAGATTCTACACACACCAATAGTAACTACTGATTTTCCTTCTGTATCTGAATATGTATCAAATAATGATTATGGATTTGTTGCAGCAATTGAAGATATTCATTCAACGATAAACAATCTGTTATCTGATGATTCCAAATATAGAAGAATAAAAGAAGTATGTAATGCATTTGAATATGACAATACTTCAATTGTTAGCAAAATTGTGGATCTAATAGATGATTAG
- a CDS encoding glycosyltransferase involved in cell wall biosynthesis yields the protein MSSSNKSECIIYVGDFDLRNENVQSFLVRSNANIFKSIGYEVAFIGINTKVKSFVGLAEQDNICLDSDSSYLELPSTLNFLGLFKIYKLKNLIINYLNEINKTKKIKYLISYQCPSYSILLNSIIKWCKLNSVKYIVNCADLPTFDIQPIPRKYIMTANWSYLHKINKREADGIIAVSKFIADYYHKDGRNHLILPPLFDEKGFTPRIEERTDTVSFVYAGTPFKTTGGVANVKGMKDRLDKVIDLFLELTEQNVPYSFKIVGIQKSDYLTGVPRHADSLSRCKSIEFLGRLSHTETLQIVSNSDYSINYRDENLMTQAGFSTKIVESISVGTPIVMNSISDTFEYIKEGVLGFMLSGDSSSDVDLLKRLCRTSKDKRKDTKQYCFDSGVFHFDKYTQVMRQFLESL from the coding sequence ATGAGTTCTTCAAATAAATCAGAATGCATTATATATGTAGGTGATTTTGACTTGCGTAATGAAAATGTCCAGTCATTTTTAGTCAGAAGTAATGCAAATATATTTAAGAGCATTGGCTATGAAGTTGCGTTTATTGGTATAAATACTAAAGTTAAATCATTTGTTGGTTTGGCTGAGCAAGATAATATATGCTTAGATTCAGATAGTTCTTATTTAGAACTTCCAAGCACATTAAATTTTTTGGGACTTTTTAAGATATATAAATTAAAAAATCTGATTATCAATTATTTGAATGAAATAAATAAAACAAAAAAAATAAAATATTTGATATCTTATCAATGCCCATCTTATTCGATTCTTTTAAATAGCATAATCAAATGGTGTAAGTTAAATTCTGTCAAATATATCGTTAACTGCGCAGACCTTCCTACTTTTGATATTCAGCCAATACCAAGAAAATATATTATGACTGCAAATTGGTCATATCTACATAAAATAAATAAAAGGGAAGCTGATGGAATAATAGCTGTTAGTAAATTCATTGCCGATTATTATCATAAAGATGGTCGAAACCATTTAATTTTGCCTCCTTTGTTTGATGAAAAAGGATTCACTCCTAGGATTGAAGAAAGAACTGATACTGTTTCTTTTGTTTATGCGGGAACACCATTTAAGACTACAGGTGGAGTAGCCAATGTTAAAGGAATGAAAGATCGGTTGGACAAAGTTATTGATTTGTTTTTAGAGCTTACAGAACAAAATGTACCATACAGTTTTAAAATTGTTGGTATTCAAAAATCGGACTATTTGACTGGTGTTCCTCGTCATGCAGATTCCCTTTCTAGATGTAAGTCTATAGAGTTTCTAGGTCGACTCAGCCATACTGAAACTTTACAAATTGTATCTAATTCGGATTATTCTATCAATTACAGAGACGAAAACCTTATGACCCAAGCCGGTTTTTCGACAAAAATCGTTGAAAGCATTTCGGTTGGAACCCCAATTGTAATGAATTCCATCAGTGATACTTTTGAATATATTAAAGAAGGTGTTTTAGGTTTTATGCTATCAGGTGACTCATCTTCTGATGTCGATCTTCTAAAGCGTCTATGTAGAACTTCTAAAGATAAGCGAAAAGATACAAAGCAATACTGTTTTGATAGTGGAGTTTTCCATTTTGATAAGTACACGCAGGTTATGAGACAGTTTCTTGAGTCTCTTTAA